One window of Nocardioides dongkuii genomic DNA carries:
- a CDS encoding lactate racemase domain-containing protein — MSRPGFVLEVDDRTPPLVVHEGLGFRLESFPLGTRVVYPPESLPTVPDVDEAIRESLLHPEDSDPLPELLFAGMRLTIAFDDLSLPLPSMRSPDIRGRIIEHVLTMAAEAGVDDVEIVAANALHRRMTAGELKHIVGERVFRSFFPQGKLYNFDAEDRDNLTHLGTTDQGEDIEISKRAAESDLLVYVNVNLVAMDGGHKSVGIGLASYKSLRHHHNPKTMVHSRSFMDHKKSAMHHSAWRIGRVIQDSVKVFQIETTLDNNVFGKPYEFLMKREWEWSVRDQASMLAAKRGMAVAPQRLRHKLFHDLRAPYGLTGISAGEVEAVHEKTIERVHRQQLVEVQGQSDVLVLGVPYLGPYNVNSSMNPILATCMGLGYYFNSYRHQPVVRQGGAVILYHPLNEGFNQLHHPSYVDFYEEILAESTDPAVISAKYEQQFAEDEWYRHLYRTSHAYHGVHPFYMWYWAAHAMDHVDEVIWVGADRKVASRLGFRAATTLADALEMASGTVGSSPSITYLHNPPHLLADVR, encoded by the coding sequence ATGAGCAGGCCCGGATTCGTCCTGGAGGTCGACGACCGCACGCCCCCGCTGGTGGTGCACGAGGGGCTGGGGTTCCGGCTGGAGTCCTTCCCGCTCGGCACCCGGGTGGTCTACCCGCCGGAGTCCCTGCCGACGGTGCCCGACGTCGACGAGGCGATCCGCGAGTCGCTGCTGCACCCCGAGGACTCCGACCCGCTGCCGGAGCTGCTCTTCGCCGGCATGCGGCTCACGATCGCCTTCGACGACCTCTCGCTGCCGCTGCCCTCGATGCGCTCGCCCGACATCCGCGGCCGGATCATCGAGCACGTGCTGACGATGGCCGCCGAGGCCGGGGTCGACGACGTCGAGATCGTGGCGGCCAACGCGCTGCACCGCCGGATGACGGCGGGCGAGCTCAAGCACATCGTGGGGGAGCGGGTCTTCCGCTCGTTCTTCCCGCAGGGGAAGCTCTACAACTTCGACGCCGAGGACCGCGACAACCTCACCCACCTGGGCACCACCGACCAGGGCGAGGACATCGAGATCAGCAAGCGGGCCGCCGAGTCCGACCTGCTCGTCTACGTCAACGTGAACCTGGTGGCGATGGACGGCGGGCACAAGTCGGTCGGCATCGGGCTGGCGTCGTACAAGTCCCTGCGGCACCACCACAACCCCAAGACGATGGTGCACTCGCGGTCCTTCATGGACCACAAGAAGTCGGCGATGCACCACTCCGCCTGGCGGATCGGCCGGGTCATCCAGGACTCCGTCAAGGTCTTCCAGATCGAGACCACGCTCGACAACAACGTCTTCGGCAAGCCCTACGAGTTCCTGATGAAGCGCGAGTGGGAGTGGTCGGTCCGCGACCAGGCGTCGATGCTCGCCGCCAAGCGCGGGATGGCGGTCGCGCCGCAGCGGCTGCGGCACAAGCTGTTCCACGACCTGCGGGCGCCGTACGGGCTCACCGGGATCAGCGCCGGCGAGGTCGAGGCCGTGCACGAGAAGACCATCGAGCGGGTGCACCGCCAGCAGCTCGTCGAGGTGCAGGGGCAGTCCGACGTGCTGGTGCTCGGGGTGCCCTACCTCGGCCCCTACAACGTCAACAGCTCGATGAACCCGATCCTCGCGACCTGCATGGGCCTGGGCTACTACTTCAACTCCTACCGCCACCAGCCGGTCGTGCGCCAGGGCGGGGCGGTGATCCTCTACCACCCGCTCAACGAGGGGTTCAACCAGCTGCACCACCCGTCGTACGTCGACTTCTACGAGGAGATCCTCGCCGAGTCGACCGACCCCGCGGTGATCAGCGCGAAGTACGAGCAGCAGTTCGCCGAGGACGAGTGGTACCGCCACCTCTACCGCACCTCGCACGCCTACCACGGCGTCCACCCGTTCTACATGTGGTACTGGGCGGCGCACGCGATGGACCACGTCGACGAGGTGATCTGGGTCGGCGCCGACCGCAAGGTCGCCTCGCGCCTGGGCTTCCGCGCGGCCACGACGCTGGCCGACGCCCTGGAGATGGCCTCGGGGACGGTGGGCTCCAGCCCGTCGATCACCTACCTCCACAACCCGCCGCACCTGCTGGCCGACGTCAGATGA
- a CDS encoding zinc-dependent alcohol dehydrogenase, whose amino-acid sequence MMLALEMFRSLPRTVAGKAVGSRLPGILSGYAAPLRLMTIDPPRVDRPGWARLRTRLSGICGSDLGALSGQTSLYFSAVVSLPFVPGHEVVAELLDDCEDLPAGTRVVVDPVLTCAARGVDPCEACATGATNRCGRITVGHLAPGLQTGFCKDTGGGWGQQLMAHRSQLHPVPEGYSDEQAILIEPMACAVHTALRAGVRANDRVLVSGAGAVGLFATFALRELTAAGEIIVVAKHGHQRELAAALGATEVVAPKEVLRRVRRSTGAFQVQPEFSSPYLLGGVDVAVDAVGSKQSLETALQATRAGGRVVLSGMPAPADLSAAWFRELEVVGTYASAVHEPLLTGPRAGRTAFDVATELVAHDAVAQLSKSVASYPLHRWREALDHAHSAGRLGTVKVAFDPRSSS is encoded by the coding sequence ATGATGCTCGCGCTCGAGATGTTCCGCTCGCTGCCCCGCACCGTCGCCGGCAAGGCCGTCGGCAGCCGGCTGCCCGGCATCCTGTCCGGGTACGCCGCGCCGCTGCGCCTGATGACCATCGACCCGCCGCGGGTCGACCGGCCCGGCTGGGCGCGGCTGCGCACCCGGCTCTCCGGCATCTGCGGCTCCGACCTCGGCGCGCTGTCGGGGCAGACCTCGCTGTACTTCTCCGCGGTCGTGTCGCTGCCGTTCGTGCCCGGCCACGAGGTGGTCGCGGAGCTCCTTGACGACTGCGAGGACCTGCCCGCCGGCACCCGCGTCGTCGTGGACCCGGTGCTCACCTGCGCCGCCCGCGGCGTCGACCCGTGCGAGGCGTGCGCGACCGGTGCCACCAACCGCTGCGGCCGGATCACCGTCGGCCACCTCGCCCCCGGTCTGCAGACCGGCTTCTGCAAGGACACCGGCGGCGGGTGGGGCCAGCAGCTGATGGCGCACCGCAGCCAGCTGCACCCCGTCCCGGAGGGCTACTCCGACGAGCAGGCGATCCTCATCGAGCCGATGGCGTGCGCCGTGCACACGGCGCTGCGCGCGGGGGTGCGGGCCAACGACCGGGTGCTGGTCAGCGGCGCCGGGGCGGTCGGCCTGTTCGCGACCTTCGCGCTGCGCGAGCTGACCGCCGCCGGCGAGATCATCGTGGTCGCCAAGCACGGCCACCAGCGCGAGCTGGCCGCGGCGCTCGGCGCGACCGAGGTGGTGGCGCCCAAGGAGGTGCTGCGCCGGGTGCGCCGCTCGACCGGCGCCTTCCAGGTCCAGCCCGAGTTCTCCTCGCCGTACCTGCTGGGCGGCGTCGACGTCGCCGTCGACGCCGTGGGCAGCAAGCAGTCGCTGGAGACGGCGCTGCAGGCCACCCGCGCGGGCGGCCGGGTGGTGCTGTCCGGGATGCCCGCGCCCGCCGACCTGTCCGCGGCGTGGTTCCGCGAGCTCGAGGTGGTCGGCACCTACGCCTCCGCCGTCCACGAGCCGCTGCTCACCGGCCCCCGCGCCGGCCGCACGGCGTTCGACGTCGCCACCGAGCTGGTCGCCCACGACGCGGTCGCCCAGCTGTCCAAGTCCGTCGCCAGCTACCCCTTGCACCGGTGGCGCGAGGCGCTCGACCATGCCCACTCCGCCGGCCGCCTCGGCACGGTGAAGGTGGCCTTCGACCCGAGGAGCAGTTCATGA
- a CDS encoding HAD-IB family hydrolase has translation MAEASVRAGSTAPDSVAGRLAGKHVLLTGVTGFVGEALLHLLLTEVPGVRMTLLVRPKGSTSGAARIAGLLGKPIFAEVVEASGGVEALMAARIFVLEGDLADTPPLPAGLDAVVHCAGDVSFDPPVDEGFRTNVVGTRELLARVREAGPDLHYVHISTAYVAGRRRGSIPEGPVDLEVDLEAELAWGLSQRRAIEDRSRSAEVLTAERKKAEKAHSRAGALTAAAATEAARQDWVKKELVAAGAERARSLGWTDCYTFTKALGERVVEEHARTHRASIVRPSIIESALQRPHPGWIEGFKMAEPLILAYGRGELPEFPAAADTIVDIVPVDHVVSAIVAVLAHPPEVGRPAYFHVSSGDRQPLTFHHLYENVRGYFDEHPFQAGDRGATRLPEWRFPGAHAVERVLSSGERAYQVADFLVSHAPRSDRARELARRLEQQRRRLEFLRRYLDIYAEYTQAELRFHDGHTLALYRSLSEADREIFAFDTAVVDWKVYLQDIHCPAVTAPIRRLDEVRAARRKTATAGLKPLPPDKPAVAAFFDMDGTLLSSNVIETYLWVRLRELSGTERLAELGRIAAKVPSLVQAERRERSAFLRTVYRDYEGARLETLDEIADEHLTDHVLSRLSPAAVRRIREHRRAGHQTVLITGAIRPLTRPLRTLFDHIEAAELAVDDRGICTGYLSSSPLVGESRAAWMASYAAEHGIDMGASFAYADSHSDLPLLAAVGNPVAVRPDVTLFRHARKHHWKIVDWQSSGSSARSLDPAGGPR, from the coding sequence GTGGCTGAGGCATCGGTACGCGCAGGCTCGACGGCACCGGACTCGGTGGCGGGACGGCTGGCGGGGAAGCACGTGCTCCTGACCGGCGTGACCGGCTTCGTCGGTGAGGCGCTCCTGCACCTGCTGCTGACCGAGGTCCCGGGCGTCCGGATGACCCTGCTGGTGCGCCCGAAGGGCTCCACCTCGGGTGCCGCCCGGATCGCCGGGCTGCTCGGCAAGCCGATCTTCGCCGAGGTCGTCGAGGCGTCCGGCGGCGTCGAGGCGCTGATGGCCGCCCGCATCTTCGTCCTCGAGGGCGACCTCGCCGACACCCCGCCGCTGCCGGCCGGCCTGGACGCCGTCGTGCACTGCGCGGGCGACGTGTCCTTCGACCCGCCGGTCGACGAGGGCTTCCGCACCAACGTCGTCGGCACCCGCGAGCTGCTGGCCCGGGTCCGCGAGGCCGGACCGGACCTCCACTACGTGCACATCTCCACGGCGTACGTCGCGGGCCGGCGCCGCGGCAGCATCCCGGAGGGCCCGGTCGACCTCGAGGTCGACCTGGAGGCCGAGCTCGCCTGGGGGCTCAGCCAGCGGCGCGCGATCGAGGACCGCTCGCGCAGCGCCGAGGTGCTGACGGCCGAGCGCAAGAAGGCCGAGAAGGCGCACAGCCGCGCCGGCGCCCTGACCGCCGCGGCCGCGACCGAGGCGGCGCGCCAGGACTGGGTGAAGAAGGAGCTGGTCGCCGCCGGCGCCGAGCGGGCGCGCAGCCTCGGCTGGACCGACTGCTACACCTTCACCAAGGCGCTCGGCGAGCGGGTGGTCGAGGAGCACGCCCGCACCCACCGCGCCTCGATCGTGCGGCCCAGCATCATCGAGTCCGCCCTCCAGCGCCCCCACCCGGGCTGGATCGAGGGCTTCAAGATGGCCGAGCCGCTGATCCTGGCGTACGGGCGCGGCGAGCTGCCGGAGTTCCCGGCCGCGGCCGACACGATCGTCGACATCGTGCCGGTCGACCACGTGGTCTCCGCGATCGTCGCGGTGCTGGCGCACCCGCCGGAGGTGGGCCGCCCGGCGTACTTCCACGTCTCGTCCGGCGACCGCCAGCCGCTGACCTTCCACCACCTCTACGAGAACGTCCGCGGCTACTTCGACGAGCACCCGTTCCAGGCGGGCGACCGGGGCGCGACCCGGCTGCCCGAGTGGCGCTTCCCGGGCGCGCACGCGGTCGAGCGGGTGCTGTCGTCGGGGGAGCGCGCCTACCAGGTCGCGGACTTCCTGGTCTCCCACGCGCCCCGCAGCGACCGGGCCCGCGAGCTCGCGCGCCGCCTGGAGCAGCAGCGCCGGCGGCTGGAGTTCCTGCGCCGCTACCTCGACATCTACGCCGAGTACACCCAGGCCGAGCTGCGCTTCCACGACGGCCACACCCTGGCTCTCTACCGCTCGCTGTCGGAGGCCGACCGGGAGATTTTCGCGTTCGACACGGCCGTCGTGGACTGGAAGGTCTACCTCCAGGACATCCACTGCCCGGCCGTCACCGCCCCGATCCGGCGCCTCGACGAGGTCCGGGCCGCGCGCCGCAAGACCGCCACCGCGGGCCTCAAGCCGCTGCCCCCGGACAAGCCGGCGGTCGCGGCGTTCTTCGACATGGACGGCACGCTGCTCTCGTCCAACGTCATCGAGACCTACCTGTGGGTGCGGCTGCGCGAGCTGTCCGGCACGGAGCGGCTGGCCGAGCTGGGCCGGATCGCGGCGAAGGTGCCCTCGCTGGTGCAGGCCGAGCGGCGGGAGCGCAGCGCGTTCCTGCGCACCGTCTACCGCGACTACGAGGGCGCCCGCCTCGAGACGCTCGACGAGATCGCCGACGAGCACCTCACCGACCACGTGCTCTCGCGGCTCTCGCCGGCCGCCGTACGCCGGATCCGCGAGCACCGCAGGGCCGGGCACCAGACGGTGCTGATCACCGGCGCGATCCGGCCGCTGACCCGGCCGCTGCGAACGCTCTTCGACCACATCGAGGCGGCCGAGCTCGCGGTCGACGACCGGGGGATCTGCACGGGCTACCTGTCCTCCTCGCCGCTCGTTGGCGAGTCCCGCGCGGCCTGGATGGCGTCGTACGCCGCGGAGCACGGCATCGACATGGGCGCGTCGTTCGCCTACGCCGACTCCCACTCCGACCTGCCGCTGCTCGCGGCGGTGGGCAACCCGGTCGCGGTCCGCCCGGACGTCACGCTGTTCCGCCATGCCCGCAAGCACCACTGGAAGATCGTCGACTGGCAGAGCTCGGGCTCGTCGGCGCGGTCCCTCGACCCGGCCGGGGGCCCCCGATGA
- a CDS encoding peroxiredoxin, with protein sequence MSGLALGGPAPDFTLRDQFGQDVTLSSYRGTKAVALLFYPAAFSGVCVGEMAGVRDRLADFLSFDTEVLAVSCDPMFSLRAFADAEGLNFPLLSDFWPHGEVARAYDVFNERTGAARRSSYVVDRQGLVRWAVHNTMPEGRDLEEHVRQLRAAV encoded by the coding sequence GTGAGCGGGCTCGCCCTCGGCGGACCGGCACCCGACTTCACCCTGCGCGACCAGTTCGGCCAGGACGTCACGCTCTCGTCCTACCGCGGCACCAAGGCGGTCGCGCTGCTGTTCTACCCGGCGGCGTTCTCCGGGGTCTGCGTGGGCGAGATGGCGGGCGTGCGTGACCGGCTCGCCGACTTCCTCAGCTTCGACACCGAGGTGCTGGCCGTCTCCTGCGACCCGATGTTCTCGCTCCGCGCGTTCGCGGACGCCGAGGGGCTCAACTTCCCGCTGCTCTCCGACTTCTGGCCGCACGGCGAGGTCGCCCGGGCCTACGACGTCTTCAACGAGCGCACCGGCGCGGCGCGCCGCTCGTCGTACGTCGTGGACCGGCAGGGCCTGGTGCGCTGGGCGGTGCACAACACGATGCCCGAGGGACGCGACCTCGAGGAGCACGTGCGCCAGCTGCGCGCCGCCGTCTGA
- a CDS encoding AMP-binding protein, whose protein sequence is MLQKLIDRASSAGTGAKVLLGSGVVRPYPPAVLAGLLRTVRAWGTGPAGGFASLALREPDRVGIVDDLGPVTFGELHRRSNALARALREQGVGEGDGVALMCRNHRGFVDASIAAAKLGADVLYLNTAFAGPQLVDVLEREKPTVVIHDEEFTDMLAEADAGTRVLAWTDSEDLGDDVLTVAALIASADDADLDPPGRHGRTIILTSGTTGTPKGAPRNEAGIDAAISLLSRMPLRYGWRTHIAAPLFHTWGFAHLALAMLLGSTVVLTRRFDPEATLRIARDEECDSLVVIPVMLQRILGLSEDVLRRYDLPRLKVVAASGSALPGDLAVDWMDHFGDNLYNIYGSTEVAYASIATPVDLRESPSSAGMPPWATTVKILDEDGREVPVGETGRIFVGNGLLFEGYTGGGQKEMVDGLMSTGDVGRFGDDSRLYVEGRDDEMIVSGGENVFPKEVEDCLARHEAVVEVAAVGVDDDEFGTRLRAFVVLKDGTDASEDDLKDWVRQNLARYKTPREVVILDELPRNSTGKVLKRELAKSDRGDDGDDEGAA, encoded by the coding sequence GTGCTCCAGAAGCTGATCGACCGGGCGTCCTCCGCGGGCACCGGTGCGAAGGTGCTGCTCGGCTCGGGGGTCGTCCGGCCGTACCCGCCCGCCGTGCTGGCCGGCCTGCTGCGCACCGTCCGGGCGTGGGGGACCGGGCCCGCGGGCGGGTTCGCCTCGCTGGCGCTGCGGGAGCCCGACCGCGTCGGCATCGTCGACGACCTCGGGCCGGTGACCTTCGGCGAGCTGCACCGGCGCTCGAACGCGCTGGCCCGCGCGCTGCGTGAGCAGGGCGTGGGGGAGGGCGACGGGGTCGCCCTGATGTGCCGCAACCACCGCGGCTTCGTCGACGCGAGCATCGCGGCCGCCAAGCTCGGCGCCGACGTGCTCTACCTCAACACCGCCTTCGCCGGCCCGCAGCTCGTCGACGTCCTCGAGCGCGAGAAGCCCACCGTCGTGATCCACGACGAGGAGTTCACCGACATGCTCGCGGAGGCCGACGCCGGCACCCGCGTGCTCGCCTGGACCGACTCCGAGGACCTCGGCGACGACGTCCTCACGGTTGCCGCGCTGATCGCCTCGGCCGACGACGCCGACCTCGACCCGCCGGGACGCCACGGCCGGACCATCATCCTGACCTCGGGCACCACCGGGACGCCGAAGGGCGCGCCCCGCAACGAGGCCGGCATCGACGCGGCGATCTCCCTGCTCTCCCGGATGCCGCTGCGCTACGGCTGGCGCACCCACATCGCCGCGCCGCTCTTCCACACCTGGGGCTTCGCCCACCTCGCCCTCGCCATGCTGCTGGGCTCCACGGTCGTGCTCACCCGGCGCTTCGACCCGGAGGCGACGCTGCGGATCGCCCGCGACGAGGAGTGCGACTCGCTGGTGGTCATCCCGGTGATGCTGCAGCGGATCCTCGGCCTCTCCGAGGACGTGCTGCGCCGCTACGACCTGCCCCGCCTCAAGGTGGTCGCCGCGTCCGGGTCGGCCCTGCCCGGCGACCTCGCGGTCGACTGGATGGACCACTTCGGCGACAACCTCTACAACATCTACGGCTCCACCGAGGTGGCCTACGCCTCGATCGCGACCCCGGTCGACCTGCGCGAGTCGCCGTCGTCGGCGGGGATGCCGCCCTGGGCGACGACCGTGAAGATCCTCGACGAGGACGGCCGGGAGGTCCCGGTCGGCGAGACCGGCCGGATCTTCGTCGGCAACGGGCTGCTCTTCGAGGGCTACACCGGCGGCGGGCAGAAGGAGATGGTCGACGGGCTGATGTCGACCGGCGACGTCGGGCGCTTCGGCGACGACAGCCGGCTCTACGTCGAGGGCCGCGACGACGAGATGATCGTGTCCGGCGGCGAGAACGTCTTCCCCAAGGAGGTCGAGGACTGCCTCGCCCGCCACGAGGCGGTCGTCGAGGTGGCCGCCGTCGGCGTCGACGACGACGAGTTCGGCACGCGGCTGCGGGCCTTCGTCGTCCTCAAGGACGGCACGGACGCCTCCGAGGACGACCTCAAGGACTGGGTGCGCCAGAACCTCGCCCGCTACAAGACCCCGCGCGAGGTGGTCATCCTCGACGAGCTGCCGCGCAACTCCACGGGCAAGGTGCTCAAGCGCGAGCTCGCGAAGAGCGACCGCGGGGACGACGGCGACGACGAGGGCGCCGCGTGA
- a CDS encoding DUF3052 domain-containing protein: MSATAGGGSTQTGAAGAAERLGFKPGMVIQELGWDDDTDDALRVAIEDAIDADMVDGDYGNVVDAVLLWWRRDDGDLVDGLVDSLTDLVGGGAIWLLTPKVGRPSSVDPADIAEAAPIAGLSQTTTAAVSKDWAATRLVAPKTPA, translated from the coding sequence GTGAGCGCGACCGCGGGTGGCGGGTCCACCCAGACAGGAGCTGCAGGGGCGGCCGAACGGCTGGGCTTCAAGCCCGGCATGGTCATCCAGGAGCTCGGCTGGGACGACGACACCGACGACGCCCTCCGGGTCGCCATCGAGGACGCCATCGACGCCGACATGGTGGACGGTGACTACGGCAACGTGGTCGACGCCGTGCTGCTGTGGTGGCGCCGTGACGACGGCGACCTCGTCGACGGCCTGGTGGACTCCCTCACCGACCTCGTGGGCGGCGGTGCGATCTGGCTGCTGACCCCGAAGGTGGGCCGGCCCAGCTCCGTGGACCCCGCCGACATCGCCGAGGCCGCGCCGATCGCCGGCCTCTCGCAGACCACGACCGCGGCCGTGAGCAAGGACTGGGCCGCGACCCGGCTGGTGGCACCCAAGACCCCGGCCTGA
- the aceE gene encoding pyruvate dehydrogenase (acetyl-transferring), homodimeric type → MTEESPTPSGTRPGPTPAVIHEGLPTQLPDIDPDETSDWLDSFDSMVAERGRERARYVMLRLLERARETQVGVPALRSTDYINTIPPEREPWFPGDEEAERRIRAFIRWNAAVMVSSANRKGLEVGGHIATYQSSASLYEVGFNHFFRGKDHPGGGDQVYIQGHASPGVYSRAFLEGRLDEGQLSRFRQEVQHGPGKGLPSYPHPRLMPEFWEFPTVSMGLTGINSIYQARFNRYLQNRGIKDTSQQHVWAFLGDGEMAEPESLGAIRIAAREELDNLTWVINCNLQQLDGPVTGNGKIIQELEANFRGAGWNVIKVVWGREWDPLLARDVDGVLVNKMNTTPDGAFQSYSVEDGAYVRENFFGGDPRLRKMVEHMSDTQIQKLPRGGHDYRKVYAAFDSATKHVGQPTVILAHTIKGWTIDALEGKNATHQMKKLTPADLKRFRDRLYLPISDRDLERAYEETGAAPFFHPGADSPEIEYMMERRRQLGGSLPRRVQRAKSLKLPGDDTYRELKQGSGKHPVATTMAAVRLLKDWMKDPEIGKRLVPIAPDEYRTFGMDAMFPSAKVYNPGGQQYESVDRNMLLSYKESAQGQMLHEGISEAGAVASATAAGSAYATHGEHMIPFYIFYSMFGFQRTGDSIWAMADQLARGFLIGATAGRTTLTGEGLQHADGHSPLIAATNPAVVHYDPAHAYEVAHIMRSDLERMYGEDAENVIFYLTVYNEPINQPAEPDDVDVEGILRGMHQVTRAEGEGPRVTLLGSGVGYPWIEDAARMLAEEWGVQADTWSVTSWNELARDAISAEHWNLLHPGEEPRSSYVEERLVDVEGPVVAVSDYMRAVPLQIARWVPGDYRVLGADGFGFADTRPAARRFFQIDAQSVVVQALQALADAGQIDRSQVEKAFATYRIDDPTAVAGVKQEGGDA, encoded by the coding sequence GTGACCGAAGAATCACCCACTCCTTCTGGCACTCGTCCCGGCCCCACCCCGGCCGTGATCCACGAGGGACTGCCCACCCAGCTGCCCGACATCGACCCCGACGAGACCAGCGACTGGCTGGACTCCTTCGACTCCATGGTCGCCGAGCGCGGGCGCGAGCGCGCCCGCTACGTGATGCTCCGGCTCCTCGAGCGGGCTCGCGAGACGCAGGTCGGCGTGCCCGCCCTGCGCAGCACCGACTACATCAACACGATCCCGCCCGAGCGCGAGCCGTGGTTCCCCGGTGACGAGGAGGCCGAGCGGCGCATCCGCGCCTTCATCCGGTGGAACGCCGCGGTGATGGTCTCCAGCGCCAACCGCAAGGGGCTCGAGGTCGGCGGCCACATCGCGACGTACCAGTCCTCGGCCAGCCTCTACGAGGTCGGCTTCAACCACTTCTTCCGCGGCAAGGACCACCCGGGCGGTGGCGACCAGGTCTACATCCAGGGCCACGCGTCCCCCGGCGTCTACTCCCGCGCGTTCCTCGAGGGCCGCCTCGACGAGGGCCAGCTCTCCCGCTTCCGCCAGGAGGTGCAGCACGGTCCCGGAAAGGGCCTGCCGTCCTACCCGCACCCGCGCCTGATGCCGGAGTTCTGGGAGTTCCCCACCGTCTCGATGGGCCTCACCGGCATCAACTCCATCTACCAGGCTCGGTTCAACCGCTACCTGCAGAACCGCGGCATCAAGGACACCTCGCAGCAGCACGTGTGGGCCTTCCTCGGCGACGGCGAGATGGCCGAGCCGGAGTCGCTGGGCGCGATCCGGATCGCGGCCCGCGAGGAGCTCGACAACCTCACCTGGGTCATCAACTGCAACCTCCAGCAGCTCGACGGCCCGGTCACCGGCAACGGCAAGATCATCCAGGAGCTCGAGGCCAACTTCCGCGGCGCCGGCTGGAACGTCATCAAGGTCGTGTGGGGGCGTGAGTGGGACCCGCTCCTGGCCCGGGACGTCGACGGCGTGCTGGTGAACAAGATGAACACCACCCCGGACGGCGCGTTCCAGAGCTACTCGGTCGAGGACGGCGCCTACGTGCGCGAGAACTTCTTCGGCGGCGACCCGCGGCTGCGCAAGATGGTCGAGCACATGAGCGACACCCAGATCCAGAAGCTGCCGCGCGGCGGCCACGACTACCGCAAGGTGTACGCCGCGTTCGACAGCGCCACCAAGCACGTCGGGCAGCCGACCGTGATCCTGGCGCACACCATCAAGGGCTGGACGATCGACGCCCTGGAGGGCAAGAACGCCACCCACCAGATGAAGAAGCTGACCCCGGCGGACCTCAAGCGCTTCCGGGACCGGCTCTACCTGCCGATCTCCGACCGCGACCTCGAGCGGGCCTACGAGGAGACCGGCGCGGCGCCGTTCTTCCACCCCGGCGCCGACTCCCCCGAGATCGAGTACATGATGGAGCGCCGTCGGCAGCTGGGCGGCTCGCTGCCCCGCCGCGTGCAGCGCGCCAAGTCCCTCAAGCTCCCCGGGGACGACACCTACCGCGAGCTCAAGCAGGGCTCCGGCAAGCACCCGGTCGCCACGACCATGGCCGCGGTCCGGCTGCTCAAGGACTGGATGAAGGACCCCGAGATCGGCAAGCGGCTGGTCCCGATCGCGCCCGACGAGTACCGCACGTTCGGCATGGACGCGATGTTCCCGAGCGCGAAGGTCTACAACCCGGGCGGCCAGCAGTACGAGTCGGTCGACCGCAACATGTTGCTCTCCTACAAGGAGTCCGCCCAGGGCCAAATGCTGCACGAGGGCATCTCGGAGGCCGGCGCGGTGGCCTCGGCGACCGCCGCCGGGTCGGCGTACGCCACCCACGGCGAGCACATGATCCCGTTCTACATCTTCTACTCGATGTTCGGGTTCCAGCGCACGGGCGACTCGATCTGGGCGATGGCCGACCAGCTGGCGCGCGGGTTCCTGATCGGCGCCACGGCCGGCCGCACCACGCTCACCGGCGAGGGGCTCCAGCACGCCGACGGGCACTCGCCGCTGATCGCGGCGACCAACCCGGCCGTCGTGCACTACGACCCCGCGCACGCCTACGAGGTCGCGCACATCATGCGCTCCGACCTGGAGCGGATGTACGGCGAGGACGCCGAGAACGTCATCTTCTACCTCACCGTCTACAACGAGCCGATCAACCAGCCCGCCGAGCCCGACGACGTCGACGTCGAGGGGATCCTGCGCGGCATGCACCAGGTGACGCGGGCCGAGGGCGAGGGCCCGCGGGTCACGCTGCTCGGCTCGGGCGTCGGCTACCCGTGGATCGAGGACGCCGCTCGGATGCTCGCCGAGGAGTGGGGCGTGCAGGCCGACACCTGGTCGGTGACCTCGTGGAACGAGCTCGCGCGTGACGCGATCTCGGCCGAGCACTGGAACCTGCTGCACCCCGGCGAGGAGCCGCGCTCGTCGTACGTCGAGGAGCGGCTGGTCGACGTCGAGGGTCCGGTCGTGGCGGTCTCCGACTACATGCGGGCCGTCCCGCTGCAGATCGCCCGCTGGGTGCCCGGCGACTACCGGGTGCTCGGCGCCGACGGGTTCGGCTTCGCCGACACCCGCCCCGCCGCGCGCCGGTTCTTCCAGATCGACGCCCAGTCGGTCGTCGTCCAGGCGCTGCAGGCGCTCGCCGACGCCGGCCAGATCGACCGCTCGCAGGTCGAGAAGGCGTTCGCGACGTACCGCATCGACGACCCGACCGCCGTCGCCGGTGTGAAGCAAGAGGGTGGCGACGCCTGA